The Kryptolebias marmoratus isolate JLee-2015 linkage group LG7, ASM164957v2, whole genome shotgun sequence region CgggttaaacacaaaaaaagtgaatCATCTGTGGCTTCAGGGCATcatgtagacacacacacatcagagaTGAAGTCTCTgaaaactctgtgtgtgtgtgtgtgttatactGTAACCGTTGTCTGAACTtgaaccttcttttttttttgtagcatcACTGAATACTGAGGAATAGTTTCCTGTGAAACGCTGCCATCGCTCCGGGCCGCGCCGTTCATACGGGTGTTTACACGGTTTGTGCGCCTGAGCGCATTCACGTTAGAAAAGGGAGAAGCTTCGATTTACATAAGGTTCGAGACGAAtgaaaaagcagagagtgagaaaaaaaaaaaaaaacttctcgtTTACGCGTGAGCGCACGTTTGAAATCATCGCTTCCGCCCCGGTGACCTGACAGCCGGACTTGATTGAGGTGGCGCCCGTTTGCCTCTTTGTAGGATTTCTCGCAAATTTCCCTTTTGGGAAGGAATAAAGGCTTCTTCTGTTTCATGACAGCGGGAGTCGCTGGAGCGTGTCCGTGTGTAAAACTGAGTGTTCATCACGAGGAACGTCTCAGCGAGTCGACAGGTGCCTCTCTGGAAGACTTTGATGCTGTTAGTCTGTACAAGCAGTTTACTGATGCAGAAACACAATTTGTTGACATTAAAATGAGAAATAGGAAACAGATGTCAGATTTATACACCCATGTTTTTGTCAGCACATTACACCCATTCCAGTCCAATACAGAGCCAATAATGACAACATTTATTAACTAGTGAGAGGCCGGGATGATGTGaagattcctttttttttttttaaagttacaccTTATCATTGTCGGGGAGCGCAGCTCTCTGTTTATCGGTCGGTCTACGTTCCTGCCCTCATCTAAGGTCAGGATCTTTgggaccgaaagaacgagatcccagTTACAGGAGGTCGAAacgagttttctccgcagggtagCCGGGCTCTCCCTTCGAGATCGGTTATCCGGGAGGGACTCGGAGTGGAgacactgctcctccacatggAGAGGAACCAgctgaggtgttccgggcacatCCCAattgggaggagaccccgggaCACACTGGAGAGAAACTGTCTtgcagctggcctgggaacatctTGGAGTTTTTCCCGGTGCAAGGAGACGTCCGGGCCTCCCTGCTggggctgctgcccccgcgacccgaccgcCGGTAATGGGtccttatttttaaacaagctggtttaaattaaagacaaataaataaagattgaatttaaagtaactttgattgtgttgcttttcttttattttggttttgactgataaccccagccggtcgaggcagatggtcGCCcattctgagcctggttctggttcttgttaaaacctgctgctcaggatgggcgctggcttccttagataatgtttttgtacagcgaCCTGAGACGACTTCTCTTGTAGACTGGAGCTATATAAATGAGACAATAAATGTCATATCTCAGTCGTGCATTGTGTAACACCAGACGTTCTAAAGGGGTCTGTCTAACGAAGCTAATATATTTCCTTGAGCTGCGACAGGTGGCGACAAATTTCCAAAACCTCTGAAAAACGTTTGAGGGTGCTCAAGCTCCTTGCGTGAGTCACGGGGAAAGTTTGAGACATCTGCAAGACAAACTTCTCCTCTTAAAAGTCGCCACAGGAACCCATCTGGAACCCTTCTCCGTTTAGTTCTCGTGAGTCAAAAAGTGAGACAAACGTGAGATAACGTCGGGAAGGTGTAATCTGTGACTCACTGGAGACATAAAAGTGAATCGTTTCGGGCGCCCTGGGTGCGCAACaaaaaattgtgaataaaatgagaaTGAACCGCAAACAAACTGAGACATAAACTCTAAATCGTGACAAAATAATGTTGTCATTATTACCAAACTGattcaaagttaaaattaaTCAACATCTCCAACTGGCTGCAGGTTTAaagtggtatctcactgggctgcaactagttAGAGATGTTGATTTTTTAACTCATAACTATATTTTTAATAGGTCCGTCCAAAGGAAGACCCTTGAAGAGGAATCAAATCTTAATTTCAAGCTCACTGGAACCTTTAAGTTTGTTGTTTGACAACTTTTTAGCTGGTTTCTAACTGAAAAACTCCTAATCCTGACGGCTCCAGATGCTTTATagcagaggtgtccaatcctggtcctcgagggccgccatcctgcatgttttccagcacacctgatttgaatcaatgggtgataaacaggcttctacagaacatctgattcagtggttaaatcacctcttcatgttctgcagaagcctgtttatcacccattgattcaaatcaggtgtgttggagcagagaaacaaggaaaacctgcaggatggcagccctcgaggaccaggattggacacccctgccttatAGTAAATGTCGGACGCTCACCTGCTCGCAGACTTGTTGCGTTCCCCTTCCATGCTGTCGATTAATTCCTTTAGTATGGCCCCCTCTAGTGGCGAGTCTCTGCGACAGCGCTTTGAGCAAGGCTCATCAGAAACACACACGTGTTGCGTTGCCTCCttttccagaaaacaaaaatgcacaataaCAGGACACAAATGtaatataaacaacaacaaaaaagcctgTTTCCGGTGGtggtgctttacaacatgaagtGTTCCTTAAAATCAAACTTCATAAGAACGCTCCAGTCGGACCTCACCTCCTCTGGTTGCTTCTCTGAAACAAGATGAGTAAACTTGTTTTAGGTCTTATTATTATCACATTTCGTTTCCTCAGTACTTTCAGCGTATATTTCCTCACCTTTGTGCGCGTTCTTCTCCACGTAGAGGACGATAACGAAGGGGTAGAGCCTCAGCCTCTTCACGCCGTCTTTGTGCGCTTTTCCCCAGCGCTTCTTGTCTGGTGTTTTGGAGTTAACATTTAACGTCTACCAGCAACAAACATCTAAATCACGGGTCAAACCCAAGGACGGTGGGCTACACTGACCCCTCCAgagttaaactttaaacatattAGATCTGCTCCACAGAGTCTcattctgcttaaaaaaaaaaaaccagagcCTATTCAGTTCAGATTCCTCGTGAAAATTAGTCAAATAAGTCAGACAAGAGAGAACAAATGAGACCGATTAGGTTGACGTTAAAGAAAAGACTTGAGTTAATGTGctttaattagctttttctgttttctcctcttATTTCAAAGTCAGGTGTTCAGATATTtaatgagtttgttttctttaactgatTTGACGTCTAAGAAATATAAAAGTTGTTGATAGAAAGTACGGCATAAGGAATGAACGCCAAAGTTCTTGGTTTGTTCTAAAGTCTACATTAAATGTTATTTGGAAAAGATAATTTGCATTTCTATACAAAAAATCTAGAAATCACGGTTAATTTATACTAACAATTGAACAAGATCGGCCCTTAAACTGGTCCAAGTTTTGACTTCTGGCCCCCTTTTTGTACCCCCTGACCTAAATCGTAATTTATTGACACGTTTCATACGGTTTCAGTTCGTAAAACCAAACCCACGGCGATAATTGGGCGATTGGAACGAGGTGAAAGATACAAGGGAAAACGGTGTAGTGGGCGGTGGAAAAGGGCTCCAGGTGGTCCAGATTCCCAAGAACCGTTCTGACAACGTCCTGAAAGCAAATGAGCAATTATTTACCAAACAATAacgttacaaaaaacaaatatggctgCTGCTGACAGCATTCGTGTTTACCTCCAGTTCTTGGTTGAAGCATTCTCCCTCCAGAACTCCATCCCGACTGATGAGGTATATTTAACACgtcactttttattgtttaaggatttaattttacagaaaaggaacaaaaaccaacaactgTTGTAGCTTCTTATTGGTTGTCTTCATTTGGTGTCGCTTAAcgaattttaaaccaaaactttAACCGTTTAATGTCAAAAGCTTTGACACAAAATGGCCTCCGAgtgtcaaaaacattaaaaaaaactcaactagGCTTAGAAGATAAACTAATAATTGCGTCATTTCCTTTGGCAG contains the following coding sequences:
- the LOC108242872 gene encoding membrane-anchored junction protein isoform X3, producing the protein MKAARAAGRRAQSAMPLQPFSFPVPETRYLKAGSLIYKFKIRGGTSYSRDGVLEGECFNQELEDVVRTVLGNLDHLEPFSTAHYTVFPYKKRWGKAHKDGVKRLRLYPFVIVLYVEKNAHKEKQPEEEATQHVCVSDEPCSKRCRRDSPLEGAILKELIDSMEGERNKSASSDADSNHRAAEEEVNGDPALVDEPETPEEEDRTPERPGILKRLARNFFPFIFRSHESEQ
- the LOC108242872 gene encoding membrane-anchored junction protein isoform X2; amino-acid sequence: MKAARAAGRRAQSAMPLQPFSFPVPETRYLKAGSLIYKFKIRGGTSYSRDGVLEGECFNQELEDVVRTVLGNLDHLEPFSTAHYTVFPYKKRWGKAHKDGVKRLRLYPFVIVLYVEKNAHKEKQPEEEATQHVCVSDEPCSKRCRRDSPLEGAILKELIDSMEGERNKSASSDADSNHRAAEEEVNGDPALVDEVVLFPDPSVQLEDISTHPVLTLRHSVSISFSALLLTDTGDYG